The Dryobates pubescens isolate bDryPub1 chromosome 42, bDryPub1.pri, whole genome shotgun sequence genomic sequence TCTGTTATGAGAAGGGGTTGGGGTTCAAAGGCATGAGGAGAActcctgttctgatggcagtgctgctctggagcacagctctctcccacaagcagccctggcctctccctgcctgcagtcccagcactgccacacagcagcacagtgcccaagctgccagagcactcaggccttgccccagcacagaggctcagcaggagagggtggaaaggcagaaagagcagcggaggacagcccaagctctgaggctgcctggcactgctgctgtgctgggactctgcccctccacctctgcacacaggcactgccctgcagctccacagaagcctcggaggaaggaactcagagaaacaactctCTGCAGGATCCTTTATTGTGTTGAACACAgagggagcacagctgctcatgtctgcagcctctgggtcacagcagacaggacaacactgaaccagaaatggtctgaagaaagacatttgtgtgggaacaacattctcacaagggaaacaccaccagcagcagccagaactcgagcagccaggctgggcctgcactgagtgacctcagaactgctctgcaggagaagacaaagaggttattgcttctgaaggcatccagggatcagttggctcagggcagccttgagctcctggttcctcaggctgtaaatgaaagggttcactgctggaggcaccactgagtacagaactgacactACCACAtctagggatggggaggagatggaggagggttTGAGGTTGGCAAAGAAGGCAGTGCTGAGAaagagggagaccacagccaggtgagggaggcaggtggcaaaggctttgtggcgtccctgctgagaggggatcctcagcaatgccctgaagatctgcacataggacaccacaatgaacacaaagcagaaaaagaataaagaggAACCTAccacaagaagccaaagttccctgaggtaggatgtggagcaggagagcttgaggatctggggcacttcacagaagaactggtccagagcattgccctggcacaggggtaGGGAAAATGTATCGGCTGTGTACAGCACAGCATTGAGAGCGCCagaggcccaggcagctgctgccaggtggagacaaactctgctgcccaggagggtctcatagtgcaggagtctgcagatggcaacgtagcgatcgtaggacatggtggtgaggagaaaatactctacTGACATTAGGAATATGAAAAAGAAGACCTGGAgagcacatcctgcataggagatgtccctggtgtccctcagggaattgtccatggatttgggaacagtggtggagatggtaCCCATGTCAAGGAGggagaggttgaggaggaagaagtacatgggggtgtggaggtggtggtcccaggctatggtggtgatgatgaggccattgcccagcagggcagccaggtagatggccaggaagaggcagaagtgcaggagctgcagctgtgttgtgcctgggaatggcaggaggaggaagtgggtgatggagctgctgttggccatctgctgcctgtggccatggagacctgtccaagAAGGGAAAGGCAatgacaagttagggcacactttCCTCAGCCTTATTGCAACCTTCCTCCCTCAGCTGCATGAGGATTGTTTCAGCTaagtcccatcactaccaacccatggtagagttcatcacagcttcaactgcagcagggacccagaattgccatgaagattcctctggtgtcagaacagaaagtgaccaacagcccaatCCCAGGGAATGAGAGtcccatggagaggtggagcaacagggagcaggcctgcagtgctgcagagacagtgaagggaacagagaaaggcagaggggcttggggtgaagccttctccttccccagctctgctctctgcagcttacaggatggaactgaagaGCTTTtgtcctccttctgtgtgcacactccaggagccttcagctgaatGTCAGCTGCCAAGGTTGTGACTCCTGACCTGGAGCCCATAGCTTTGAGGGCACTGTCTCTGCTGGGTAGAAGAGgagtgtggtgaaggcacattgtgccgagacattgaatcttgccccagcatgtgggcaagcttcccctccctcaggaggaagacaaaagccaggctagcacgcatctggtgcatgctgtgctcgtgcattctccaaatatggaagaattctagcttcatgctttcccataggctgaagacagttgtttatgagaatgcccattggtcaaacctggcctcgaggtattctataaatattaccccagtgagtaaacaagtgcttttcctgccttcctgccttcctcctccatttctgtctctgtgctagctcgaggGTTAAGTCCGAGCCGCTGCCTCTGCAattgagtttattgtttagcttctgttacatacatgcacgaATATCAAAGCACCTGCATGTGAGAAGtgactggaggaattatttccacaAGAGGAAGGACACCACGCTGAGCTAAGGAGCCAGCGTTGCTACAGCCAGTCACACCAACCAGGAgaggaacccccccccccccgtcacTACTGCATtgactggatcaacccccgagggtaagatctgcctaattatcggggaAGAAGCGACTTGACCGTGCCAGGTCGTCCGCTCAATTGCTTAACCCCCACTATAGTGGAGAGAAGAGTGTGACGTGCTGCTCCGAGCCCTGaaactccagggattactcagcagcattcgtgcttacactgcactgaactcccccccccggaccgctccgggtatcctgctgttgctttaagcCCAGCAGACGAGAAACCGCTGCCTGAGAACTTGCCGAGCTGGGCCGACCTCTGTCAGGCCCGCCCCTCCGGCATTCCTCActcccggggccgcccctgcagACCCGCGTACCACCGCGTCCCCCGGGCACGCCTGCCGGCGATCGCCGTCCCGCCGTGTGGTACGGATCAATTCCAAGGAACAGCTCGTCTCCGGACCGGCCCTGCTAGCCCGTCCTTCCGTGCGAGCCAGCTCTGCAAGACCCCAGTCTTGAACCGGCGgcacacaggacagagctccGTCTGAGCTTGACCAGAAGCCGcgcacgtcccgtcgagtcgccatctagtggccaagcggcggaactgcacccttcttgcatataaatacagaaatagtttgtaattagctcaaataagttctaatcataatactaagccagttatgggatatatttcacgaacgtgcactagaacatgtatataagttggtgattcatcagttattgacaattttataatattaataaaaataataattttcataattcataattttcataattaataaattaataacctccctcttcaccacaagGAGAGCAAAAAGTTGCATTGGGAAATGCGTCTGCAGTGCAGAGAATGGCACAGAGGTGCCTGATCCCCCTTGCCAGGGCATCtctgccagcagatccctctcccccagctgcccaagtccctgatgcctgcagctgtccctgtcaggagctgcttctctgtgcccagctctacTCCCTGTCTCTGCTGACAGAGCCCATCCCACCTGCTGTGTGCTCAGATCTGCCCTGCAGAccccttgcagcagcaggacactgcccaggggcagctctgggtgtgCAGGACTCAGACAAAGGCTAATGAGACCTCAGAGTCTTATGAACAGCACTGAAATAAACTCTAGTCTCACACTGCCCTCCCAGCACACCAAGGGGATCAACATTCAAAGCCAAGACTCCTTCCCTTCCAGCAAAATGCTGCCTTGATGCTCTTCTGGAAAGCCTCCTCAGAAATGCCCAGGCATGAGCCAGgactgtgagcagctctggccaatgcagcttcctccccacagcagaaggaccctgccctgccctgccctgccctgccctgccagtcaCAGCTTCTCccctgtggtgggtttagaggcagaccccctctcCACAACAACCATcttctgctaccaagaatgtgctgggttgaggcagccccctctctccccaccacgggcaggaataaaaacactcagacaaacagattgcaaaagtgatgaaagtttaaatagaaagcagtgaatgttgcagaaaacccaaagcgcagtgacaaagaaagatcccaaagcaaacccagaggcatcccattcccacctgagggtacacccgagaccctcagggctccttcttccccctccctctgctgggctagtctcagctggccaggcctgagactgcccatccccccgtggccttgggcctagccaggcccaaagccaggagacatctcccccagttaccggctggcggaggaggaagaaaagagaacgtgctagaccccgcactggatcttatagtggtgcaaagaattatggtaggaaatacacacaatttcctgtgtccatccctctgggctggacttctggacacaggaagtgaacacaccaggggggcacccagctcaaactgcaacatccccacagcagtgtgtggagctccctgggcaggctgagagctgagcctggcaggcagcacagtccctgccccagcacacagcccctgggctgcagggaccctGCTTTGAAGGACTGCTCTGaccatccctgcctgcaccccagggctccacagctcttcagaaaagcctgaaaagagcctctgcacaggaagatttccttccagcccccaccagctgtggctctgccagctttaggagatgcctccaggagctgcacctgcactgccctgcccccacagaCTCACcatgtcagtgactgcagtgacttctcctgtCAGCTCTCAGTCACCCTCCTGGACACCTCGAAGCTCTCTCTGGCTTCCTCATCTTGCTGAGATacactggcagtgccctcagccctgctgtgcagagcagaggagctgctcctgggcacagctgtctcttttctctgctgcctgttttccagcagctccatccagccacagagctcagcccagctgagcagcagaggaccaACCCAAGGGCATTTTAATgaccctctggtggctttggtgccaggtaaacatcagagactgagaaggagatgatgaaacctctccagaagttgAAGTCactttcaaactctgaagtttcttctcttgTTGATGGGTCCCAGTGAGGACACTGCTGGGAAAGTGTCTGCAGACTGTGGTTGGAGcagagaactggaggcagtgctgagaggtcaggacaagcagaggaagatgtctctgatgctgagcaaacctggaggtgtttcattaATGCAAAGGGTcaagccctgagccctggctcctggacaggcagatcctgtccctcactcaCCCCTCAGgatgcttcctgcagcagtgagaTGTGGAGAGGACCAATATCAAGGGCAGGACTATGGCACAACCCCTCCCAGGCTCCTGAGGATGGACAAGGAGGCAAGGaggccccagggctggaaggaggagttgTCTCCTCAGAGGCATCATTGGCACAGACCACAGCCAGAACCAAAGGCAGGAAGAGCTTGGTTGTGCCAGGAGCCTTTCAGCTCTTGCACAGCCCTTTGTcatctgcccctcaggctgtcctctgctgctgcagcagctgagcctctttccctgcaggctgtAGTCACCCACCCAGCAGCTACACCTTGCTGGccccttcctgtgctgctctctctccatcctccctggGTGTTCCTTGAAACTCCAAGCCTTGGAGtgctccaggctcctgctgggagATGTCTTGCAGTGACatttctttctcctcatgttctgtctggacctccccagctgcactttgtggctttgtttctttctcttgcaCTTTGTCACTGTGCAGAAAAGCTTCTCCATGTCTCAAACCACTCCCCAAGCACTCTCAGGCtactctgctcctctcctcactCTTCACACCATTGAGCCCATggccttcagtctctctctacTGGTCATGTGCCTGAGGCCTCCCAAGTACATCTTGGGAGATCTCTGGGCACTCTCCAAGGTCTTTGCAGATGGAGATGTGTGGCCATAGGACAAGAAAGAGACTTTTGACCAAGTGGTCTAGTGGGTGGACAAGGGGCAGTagttttgaactgaaagaggagactgagattggatagaaggaagaaatggtttgcaaggagggtggcagggcactggaacaggttgcccagagaaggggatgtccatccctggaagtctcCAAAGTCATGAATTTCAGCAACCCAccctagtgggagatgtccctggccatggtcaggctgttggactcgatgctctgTTCCATCCCtgccaatccaaaccattccaggattctttGATTCCAATATCCCCAAccccttctccacagggctgcagctaCCTCCCTACACCATGGGGGAGGTTGCATCTCCCCTAGGCCCCTGCACCCCCACACAAAGGAAATTGTTGCCATTCCTGGCCATGAATGGCAATGGCTTGGGCAAATCCACTCCGATCCCAAAGGCACCTCCCTcagaagaggaaagcagcaatgagctctgctgaggcaggaggagaatctgagacactggaatgaatTGGATGGAATTCAGCAAAGGGAACAGAGATGTCAGCAGGTTCAGTTTGGTGTCAAGGGTCACTCTCTCATGTTCACCATGGGAGAATCCTGCAGAGGAAAATCAGTTTGGGGGAGGATTAGAAAGATTGTGAAAGGAAAATCTCCTTGGGGCTGGAAGGATTTTACATGGAGCCTGGCAAGAAAGGCCTCAAGGAAGCTCTTCTGTTGACTCACAAGGCTCTGAATGGACTCCCTCACTCTCTCAACAACTTGAGAGGGAAGCCTGTCTGGGGTTAAATCCAATCCTAGTGCCAGACTTGGTCCCTGGTTTGTGACTCAGagtttgggtgcagggatttcAGGGGCAGTGCTTTCCCAAGGCACTGTGGCTCCTGTAGAgcttgaaggcagcagcagcagcaggagtttgAAATTCCTTCACCAGTTCTGGTGAATCATGAACTCAGGCTGTGGGATTTCCTAGCAGCACTTCACAAGTCAAACCCCAACAGCTGGTTACAATCAATGCAGGGATTTAGATCAGGATTCTACAGGCTTTGACCCACGGTGCCCATCTTGAGGTCCGACAGCTGAGGAAATGTGAGGAGAGAagctgccagtgaagactgaagcaaaATGTGGTTGTGGTTGTGTAGCTCAGCCTTCTCCCCAGCCATTGTTACCAGCTGTCCAGTCTTGCTCATCACAGAGGATATCCGTGACCATTTCAGAATAAACAGAataacatagaataaaccaggttggaagagaccttcaagatcatcgcgtccaacccatcaaccaatccaacaccgcccaaacaactaacccacggcaccaagcaccccatcaagtcttctgaaaacctccagtgatggcgactccaccacctccccaggcagcccattccaatgtgcaatcactctttctgtatagaactttttcctaacatctagcctgaacctccccggcgcagcctgagactgtgtcctcttgttctggtactggccacctgggagaagagaccaacatccgtctgtctacaaccccccttcaggtagttgtagagtaataaggtcacccctgagtctcctcttctccaggctaagcaaccccagctccctcagcctctcctcgtagggcttgtgttccaaacccctcaccaactttgttgctcttctctggactcgttccagcaagtcaacctccttcctaaactgaggggcccagaactggacacagtactcgaggtgcggcctaaccagtgcagtgtacaggggcagaatgacctccctgctcctgctggccacagtgttcctgatgcaggccaggatgccattggccctcttagctgcctgggcacactgctgtgcctttaagaaagggacagttgctggaacactctggctgaatattttgaaaacaaagataggtctaaatgaatttcattggtaaaatgcaagttttagttcagtttgagttccagtctgttctgccttttcagcctgtctgcttctgagcaacagctgcggGAGCTAACCTTGATAacaggtaagaaaaaaaaactaattcttgcatgtgctttgagctaacagaattcctccttaataatgaccttttctctctaacccttttgggaaaaaagggaggtagggggagagaggggatatGGGGGaggaaccctcctctgtctaGAGGatggagttttgttctgtattactttctttgctgtgtatttctgtacatattgtaaatactgtatattgtgtatatattcactgcatttcatccagCTTGTAAGTATAGCTTTcattcatctctgcttctccgactgagtcagctgtggtttctttctttgtgggggagggaggactgaaccttctctcaccaccacaattATTGACCtggagtcctggctcactggggtGGTCCCAGGGTATTGGAGAGGAGCAAATGTGACACCCAGctccaagaaaggaagaaaggaggatccaggaaaCTATAGAGCTGGCAGTGCGAACTGGGTagcagggcagggcatggagcagagcatctccagcaccATTACATGACCTGGAGAGGACAagcaggggatcaggcccagtcagcatgggtttaggaagggcaggtcctgcctgacccacctgatctccttctctgaCAGGATGAGTGACTGTTGGATGAGGGCAAGGCTGTGGGTATTGTCTCCCTAGACTTTCCAAAAGACTttggcactgctctgcacagaATTCTCCTGGGCAaagtggctgctcctggcttggatgagcaatgctctgctggatacagccctggctgggtgaaaggcccaaagagtggtgctcAGTGGAGTTCAGTCCAGCTGGTGGcaggtcacaagtggtgttcctcagggctcagtgttgggagcACTTCTGttgaacatctttattgatgaccttgatgaagacacagagtgtatcagcagtgagtcagcagatgacaccaagttaggtggcagagttgatctgcatgagggtagggaggctctgcagagggacttggacagattggatccatggccaacgtTACCAGGAGGAGATTTGTCGGCAATGGAGAATGGAGTCAACACGAACAACCAATGTGATCTagtattgtttgtttattaagggaacctctacagcttatatagactgGGAGAGCAttgttggcatagcttcattggttccccacgagtgaccacacatcctactgttatagattattggtcacaCTACTAATGCCAcgtgaggttgttgatgcaggtgtgtgtcctgttattcccagataactctttgtgtttatagctaccagtgccctgctttagttacatgctgcaggcacagcactgttttgctgcactgctagctacttctgcacttatgctgagcatgggctaccaccatgtcaggctctaagccTACACTGCCAGGTTGCTCGCACTGCTCATAGCTATGATTGCCACACCAGGGGACACAGCAATACACCGACCCCAGCACTGTCAGGCCAAATGTGACCCCCAGGAGTACCTTTTCCAGCAGATTGAACTGAAATCTCCTCTTTTACACCTTCTTTCCTCAGAAGCAAATGTGGCCCT encodes the following:
- the LOC128899284 gene encoding olfactory receptor 14J1-like → MDNSLRDTRDISYAGCALQVFFFIFLMSVEYFLLTTMSYDRYVAICRLLHYETLLGSRVCLHLAAAAWASGALNAVLYTADTFSLPLCQGNALDQFFCEVPQILKLSCSTSYLRELWLLVVGSSLFFFCFVFIVVSYVQIFRALLRIPSQQGRHKAFATCLPHLAVVSLFLSTAFFANLKPSSISSPSLDVVVSVLYSVVPPAVNPFIYSLRNQELKAALSQ